One Malus domestica chromosome 11, GDT2T_hap1 genomic region harbors:
- the LOC103412710 gene encoding cytochrome c-type biogenesis protein CcmE homolog, mitochondrial-like: MATRIALRLKSHLLLTTTPIHHHPVFKSPPSIFSPLSTPHLRPPSNPHLPFTLRFLSTARRGPTRPKPVDIGARARQLQTRRLWTYALTFSCIAGFIVIVLNSFQDQLVFYVTPTDAIEKYSANPSKSKFRVGGLVLEGSVVQPSSSPEMEFVVTDLMTDILVRYKGSLPDLFREGHSVVVEGFVKPFTEEIRREISTKSISEKARSGECYFAATEVLAKHDEKYMPGEVAAAIEKNKKKLEETGAGAGEGEGEAAKDGKDAKSE, from the coding sequence ATGGCCACTCGCATCGCCCTCCGCCTCaaatcccacctcctcctcacCACAACCCCGATCCACCACCACCCGGTATTCAAATCTCCACCTTCCATCTTCTCTCCCCTCTCCACCCCCCATCTCCGCCCTCCATCAAATCCCCACCTCCCCTTCACTCTCCGCTTCCTCTCCACCGCCCGCCGCGGTCCGACCCGCCCCAAACCCGTCGACATCGGCGCCCGGGCTCGCCAGCTCCAAACCCGCCGCCTCTGGACCTACGCCCTGACCTTCAGCTGCATCGCCGGATTCATTGTCATCGTCCTCAACAGCTTCCAAGACCAGCTCGTCTTCTACGTCACCCCAACCGACGCTATCGAGAAATACTCCGCAAACCCTAGCAAGAGCAAGTTCCGGGTCGGCGGCCTCGTCCTCGAAGGTAGCGTCGTCCAGCCGTCTTCCTCGCCGGAGATGGAGTTCGTCGTCACCGATTTGATGACCGATATCTTGGTCCGGTACAAGGGATCATTGCCCGATTTGTTCCGGGAGGGCCACTCGGTGGTGGTGGAGGGATTTGTGAAGCCTTTCACGGAGGAGATTCGGAGGGAGATTTCGACGAAAAGCATATCGGAGAAGGCTAGGAGCGGCGAGTGCTACTTTGCCGCTACGGAGGTTTTGGCCAAGCATGACGAGAAGTACATGCCAGGTGAAGTAGCTGCCGCCAtagagaagaataagaagaagctGGAGGAGACAGGTGCCGGTGCCGGTGAAGGTGAAGGTGAAGCTGCTAAAGATGGTAAAGATGCTAAGAGCGAGTAG
- the LOC103402245 gene encoding zinc transporter ZTP29, with translation MDSQVLVALALSLVGGLSTSLGALLVIVNETPNLKKLGLLQGFAAGLMLSISFLDLAHNAINSIGFLKANLWFFGGVIFFAIIANFIPEPTLAPISKKSGDEGGKDTLKKHRRQVFFSGIVTAIGISLHNFPEGMAVFLGSMKGLRVGVNLALAIALHNIPEGVAVALPVYFATQSKWQAFKLATLSGFAEPLGVVIVAYLFPSSLSPEILEGLLGSVGGVMAFLTLHEMLPLAFDYAGQKQAVKAVFLGMAFMSASLYFLEISLPQEMSL, from the exons ATGGATTCTCAGGTGTTGGTGGCTCTTGCGCTCTCACTCGTGGGTGGACTCAGTACTTCACTCG GTGCACTTTTAGTAATTGTCAATGAAACTCCTAATTTGAAGAAGCTCGGGCTTTTACAG GGTTTTGCAGCAGGTCTGATGCTAAGCATATCATTCCTAGATTTGGCTCACAACGCTATAAACTCAATTGGCTTTTTAAAAGCCAACCTATGG TTTTTTGGAGGTGTCATATTCTTTGCTATCATTGCCAATTTTATCCCAGAACCAACTCTTGCTCCTATTTCAAAG AAAAGTGGAGATGAAGGGGGCAAGGACACTTTGAAAAAGCATCGACGTCAAGTTTTTTTCAGTGGGATAGTAACAGCAATAG GCATAAGTTTACACAATTTTCCAGAAGGAATGGCTGTGTTTCTTGGATCAATGAAG GGCCTTCGTGTTGGTGTCAACTTGGCCTTGGCCATTGCCTTACACAACATCCCAGAG GGCGTTGCTGTGGCACTTCCTGTGTACTTTGCAACTCAGAG CAAATGGCAGGCATTCAAATTAGCAACGCTTTCTGGTTTCGCTGAGCCTTTGGGTGTCGTAATTGTAG CCTATCTATTTCCGAGCAGCTTGAGTCCTGAAATTCTTGAAGGCCTGCTGGGATCAG TTGGTGGAGTGATGGCTTTTCTAACTCTGCATGAGATGCTGCCCTTGGCATTTGATTATGCGGGGCAGAAGCAAGCAGTCAAGGCCGTGTTTTTGGGAATGGCCTTCATGTCTGCAAG CCTATATTTTCTTGAGATCAGCCTGCCTCAGGAGATGAGCTTGTAG